The DNA region GGCAACATCTCAACAAAGGCATTTACGGTATGGGGATATTTTCGGGAAGACGAGGTTATAGCTGATTTTGAGTACGACTTTGACCTTGATATTTTGGAACACGAAACAGATTCCGACGCTTTTTCTATTGTGGAAGAAGACGGCAATAAAATGCTTAAGGTGATTAATCCGAGCGGGGTTTATATAAACACCCACGAATTTGACGCCCATAAGCAAATATCAATGGATATCAGTTTTGAAGGATTATCATTTGTGGAATTCATTATATACGGAATTCTGCAAGATGATAATGAGCATATTATTAAATATTTTTTTGAGAGAAGTTTTGAACATATTACATTCGGGGCAGGCAGCAACCTTACAAATAAATACAAAGCATTGAAAATAGAAGTTCTATTCAGCGATAGCAATGTAACAATGTGCATAGATAACATTAAAATTACAGACCGGCCTAAAGACATTATTATAAATACCGATGTTTACAATTATTTCCTTACAACAGATGACGAAAAGACAATTGATGTAGCAGGATATGCTTATATTGGTTACAGCGACCCTATCGTAAATTTATCAAACGAGGTGGAGTATACCGTATATGAAGGTTACGGCACAGAGGGCTCGGAGGTGCCGGGCGATGACGGAATATATACATTAAGAAGAGATATTGGCAGGTATACCGTGCAAATTTCAGACCCGCAAGAACAGGCGCAAAGCCGTTTGATATATTACGATATATATGACCCCGAAACAAGAGACAGCTATTATCTTGATTTTGAGTATTTTGCCGATATACACTTTGCAGAATGTTATGACAGCAAATTGGAAATAGCTCAAAGGGAAGAAGACAATCATATGCTTGCGGTAACATAGAGCATATAATGTTAATTTTGGATATATGGATACATTTATCGAAATTAACGGAGTTAATATAGACGCGCAAGTTACTTTTGACTTGGATTTTGATAATATTTCTGACCCGTTTACAGTTTATTTATTTAATGATTATGAAAATTATATAGACTATACTTACGATACATGGGAAGGTAAAAAAACATTTTCCATAACTCTCAGTAAGGGCGATACACTTAAAATATATGCTTTTTACGGTAATGAAAGTACTCAAGCTATAATGTATTTGGACAATATAGCTGTATCATACGACTTAAAGCCCGAAATCCGTATTGATGTCGAGGATTTTGTGCCGAATTCCTATAAAGATATCGAAACAACTCAAGACATTTATACCATTACTTTTAATGAAAAAGAATTTGCGGGTGTATACTATAAAGACAGCGATGAAAAAGTAAGAGATATCTATATTGCTTTCTATACGGGATACGGTAAAGGCACACGGGTAACTTGTTACAGCGATGGTACTCATGTCAATTTTAATCTTAACGCAAATAACAAATATACATTAGTAGTGGGCGACTCTGCGGGAGCAGTCGAAGAAATATTTATATATTACGATGTGATTAAAGACAGAGGCATATTCCTTGATATTGAGTATTATTCGGATATCGAATACATAACTGCCTTTGCGGGAAAATGCGATATAGCAAACAAGTCGGGAAATTATATGCTTAAACTGATATCTCAAGATACACCCGATGGATACAACTCTTTTATCTCAATAGATATATCAAGTATAAAATCTGATTTAGCGGGCAAAAAAATTAAAGTAAATTGCCAATTTGACAACGGAGAAGACAGCATGATGAAATATACAATATATTGTCGAACTGAGGACAAATCTTTTGGTATGTTCAGCAGAAGCAACTACATAGAGGTAGAAGATTTCGACGAAATTACAACAGACGCAATAGACGATGAATACGATGAGTTACAGATATCGTTTTATTTTGACAACCCCGATACTATAGCCTATATAGATTTTGAAATTGTCGAAGCGTAAAACAATATTATTATAAAATATTTTTAAAGCAGGCAAAGCATGTAAACGGAAGAAAAATTCGCAAACGGGGAAAGTTGCATATAACAGGCAAAACAGCTGCGCACTTCAACCGTCCTGGTTGGTTGGCGCGGTTGATCACGGCAAAAAGGCTCCTTTTATAAGGGCCTTTTTGTTGTATACGGATTTTATTGCATGGCGGATAAATGAGATTATATACCTAAAAAATTAAAAAAGGTCTTTGTCAAATGTTGGGGTGAACTTACCGGATTGGCTTTAAAAAACAATAACAGCAAAAACTAATGAACGAAAAGTCAGTGAACGAAAAGTAAGAAAGGGTAGTTCAAACTTACAAAAACTCATTTTTGCTTACGCCTGAGCAAAACGAAAAGAAACAATGGACCTAATCTTTTGATTTAGGTCCATTGTTGAAACCTGCTGAAAAATTGCTGTGCTAAAAACAGCCGCAAAAAACAATCCTCGGTTATAAGAAATCAAATAATCCTCAAGAAAACCCTATTTTTCGCATAAAAAAGGCACAAACGGGAAACTTGCTTTCCGTCGCGCCTTTAGGTGGCGGTATTGAACAAATATTACCCCCCTCAGCGGGGCGGCAGTCGCTAAAAATTTTCGGGAAATCAAAAGGTGCGGCGCTTACTTACCGACGGCGCGTTTTTACAACCATATTGATTATTTGCCTGATTGATGATATAATTTTGTTGATAATATGTTTTTAAAGGAGATTTGCATATGAAAAATTTCTTGTATTTTTGTCTGATACTGTTGTGCGCGGCGTCCCTCGTTTGTTGTGACTTCAACGGCATGAATAACAATGAGGAAGAAGATGATCCTACAAGCGGCTTGGAGTTTTATTTTAAAGGCGACGAGTACTCCGTTACGGGATTCAGCGGCAGGCAGGAAACTGTGGAAATCCCCGAAGAATATCAAGGACTCCCTGTAACATCAATAGGCGAGAAAGCATTCATAAGCAGCCATATAATCGGCATCGTCATCCCCGACACCATAACCGATATAGGCGCGGAGGCGTTCAGGCACTGCTACAACTTAACATCCATAACCTTGCCCGAAGGCGTGACGCAGATAAAGGATTCCTGTTTTTTAGACTGTGAGGCGCTTGAATCGGTTACCATAAAAGGAGCGGTCACTTCAATCGGGGCACGAGCATTTAAAAACTGCGAGATGCTTACGCAGTTTGATTTTCCCCAAAGTTTAACTGAGATAGGGTCGGAAGCATTCTTTGGCTCCGCTTTAATGTCCGTCCAGCTGCCCGACAGCGTAACGGAAATAGGGGATTCCGCTTTTTGCCGTTGCTCTTATCTGGAATCGGTAAATATACCTGAAGGCGTGACCGTAATCAATGAAAGTGTTTTTAGTGAAACGGCGATTGAAACGATTACAATCCCTCAAGGCGTCACAAGCATAGGGGGTGCCGCCTTTTGGAATTGCAAGGAGCTGACAAGCGTTACCATTCCCGATAGCGTAACGCATATCGGCAACAACGCTTTTTTAGACTGCACGTCCATTGAATATGAGGTATACGAAGACAATATAAAATACTTGGGCAATTGGGTAATGGGCACGACAAGCACCGATATAACGTCGGCAAACCTCAAATCAACCACTGTGGGAATTTATCAGCAAGCCTTTAAAGACTGCGAAAGCCTTTTGACGATAACCTTGCCGAACGGGCTAAAAAAGATAGGTAAAGAAGCGTTTTATAGAACGGGCTTAACGCAAATAACCATACCGGACAACGTAACTCATATCGGAAATCTTGCATTTGATATTTGCAGCGGCTTAACCACTGTCATAATAGGCAGCGGCATAGAGGAAATAGGAGATTACGCTTTCCATAACAGCGGCGGCGACGGCGCAGTCAGCATTGAGATCAATGCGGAGACTCCGCCGCAAATCGGCGAGAAGACCTTTAACAGATTCAAAGATAATCTTAAAATATATGTCAACTCCGACTACATAAACATATATAAATCGGCTCAATACTGGAGCTTCTTGGCAGATAAGATATACGCTATCGAGTCTTAAAGCGCGGGCGCGGTTAATCCATCAAGGGGCTGTAACGCACAGTTACAGCCCTTTCAGACTGTAAAAAAAACCTCTTTGAACGATTAAGCTCAAAGGGGTGCGGCGGGGATTTAGGCGTCATAATTATATAAACTATAATAAAAAAGAGTACGTATGGACATGCAAGCAGCATGTTAAAA from Clostridiales bacterium includes:
- a CDS encoding leucine-rich repeat domain-containing protein, with the protein product MKNFLYFCLILLCAASLVCCDFNGMNNNEEEDDPTSGLEFYFKGDEYSVTGFSGRQETVEIPEEYQGLPVTSIGEKAFISSHIIGIVIPDTITDIGAEAFRHCYNLTSITLPEGVTQIKDSCFLDCEALESVTIKGAVTSIGARAFKNCEMLTQFDFPQSLTEIGSEAFFGSALMSVQLPDSVTEIGDSAFCRCSYLESVNIPEGVTVINESVFSETAIETITIPQGVTSIGGAAFWNCKELTSVTIPDSVTHIGNNAFLDCTSIEYEVYEDNIKYLGNWVMGTTSTDITSANLKSTTVGIYQQAFKDCESLLTITLPNGLKKIGKEAFYRTGLTQITIPDNVTHIGNLAFDICSGLTTVIIGSGIEEIGDYAFHNSGGDGAVSIEINAETPPQIGEKTFNRFKDNLKIYVNSDYINIYKSAQYWSFLADKIYAIES